The following proteins come from a genomic window of Alosa sapidissima isolate fAloSap1 chromosome 22, fAloSap1.pri, whole genome shotgun sequence:
- the cax1 gene encoding cation/H+ exchanger protein 1 isoform X2 has protein sequence MSHCKGSASTDGQRRRRTITESSDHHWDPEWKAPRRSSLCDRLCVPALQSDMTETPSPCASHQLGQYTPKCLSVHRGCTSRCIDDCFQEGSGRTTIRAENEVEAHKEANNYRFGFRKWKSHVTERPIEHQSEDVKELYSDLNFIKPVRGSPISVGNIIYLFLFGWWICLVYLLVCILMFISIIGIPYGKLCFKLACYFLWPFGKAIQKTSSVVKECLKFPDYEAIPEEDSTEATPLMKSSSSVAVEPTPVRVPPPQRPTYWCRVSTYVWLLLGFPLLALVHCLACFLAWLLVFSIPVAKMNGRTLKAILLMPPEKVHVQKLEKKSYETTVLLCCYHAFSWKYYKYKVDGINVFAVNLLPLVIVTIVIGYADRESYYVSSEAKFATAVSSIIPLSYYIGMGIASISAQSNFAVGAVVNATFGSITEMTFYITALLMGHSAGNKCYEEIVKAALTGTLLGCILFIPGICMIIGGLKHREQRFNSRSAGVSSALLFISVGVVHWSRLRALVVLIIATLLMAACADLTTENIQPILSYSSISQYFIGLTVLAMVPELPEIVNGIQFALQNNISLSLEVGSCIAVQVCMIQIPLLILFNAFYDVGFVLIFSDLHMWASIFSVILVNYIFMDGKCDYFQGTALVVVYLILLAVYFYAPSPMGC, from the exons aTCACCACTGGGACCCTGAGTGGAAAGCTCCCCGCCGTAGCTCCTTGTGTGACCGACTGTGTGTGCCAGCCCTTCAGTCAGATATGACCGAGACTCCCTCTCCATGTGCCTCGCATCAGCTTGGGCAATACACGCCAAAGTGCCTGTCCGTACACCGAG GATGCACGTCGCGCTGCATCGATGACTGCTTTCAGGAGGGCAGTGGCAGGACCACCATTCGAGCCGAGAACGAAGTGGAGGCGCATAAGGAGGCTAACAACTACAGA TTTGGCTTTCGGAAGTGGAAGAGTCATGTGACTGAGCGACCCATTGAGCACCAGTCAGAGGATGTCAAGGAACTCTATTCTGACCtaaatttcatcaagccagtcaGAG GTTCTCCCATCAGTGTGGGAAATATAATatacttgtttttgtttggctgGTGGATCTGTTTAGTATACTTACTTGTTTGTATTCTAATGTTCATCAGCATCATTGGAATCCCCTATG GGAAGCTGTGTTTCAAATTGGCGTGCTATTTTCTGTGGCCATTTGGAAAAGCGATTCAAAAG acAAGTAGTGTGGTTAAGGAGTGTTTGAAGTTCCCTGACTATGAAGCCATCCCGGAGGAAGACTCAACCGAGGCAACCCCTCTGATGAAATCCTCTTCCTCTGTGGCTGTTGAGCCCACCCCTGTCCGCGTCCCTCCACCACAGAGGCCCACATACTGG TGCCGGGTCAGCACCTATGTGTGGCTGCTGCTGGGCTTTCCTCTGCTGGCCCTGGTCCACTGCCTGGCCTGCTTCCTCGCCTGGCTCCTGGTCTTTTCCATCCCTGTAGCCAAGATGAACGGCAGGACCCTAAAAGCCATCCTGCTCATGCCTCCGGAAAAAGTCCATGTCCAAAAACTAGAGAAG AAAAGCTATGAGACTACAGTGCTACTGTGCTGCTATCATGCTTTCAGCTGGAAGTACTATAAGTACAAAGTAGATGGCATCAATGTTTTCGCTGTCA ACCTGCTCCCTCTGGTGATAGTCACCATTGTGATTGGCTACGCGGACAGAGAAAGCTACTATGTCAGCTCCGAGGCTAAGTTTGCCACAGCTGTCAGCTCCATCATCCCTTTGTCCTACTACATTGGCATGGGCATTGCCAG CATCTCGGCTCAGAGTAACTTTGCCGTGGGTGCAGTGGTGAATGCCACATTCGGCTCCATCACGGAGATGACCTTCTACATCACGGCGCTGCTGATGGGCCACAGCGCGGGGAACAAGTGTTATGAGGAGATCGTCAAGGCGGCCCTCACTGGCACTCTGCTGGGCTGCATCCTCTTCATCCCT ggcaTCTGCATGATCATCGGGGGCCTGAAGCACAGGGAGCAACGCTTCAACAGCCGCTCTGCTGGCGTCAGCTCCGCTCTGCTTTTCATATCTGTGggag TGGTCCACTGGTCCAGGCTGCGAGCACTGGTGGTGTTGATCATAGCCACTCTGCTGATGGCCGCCTGTGCCGACCTGACCACAGAGAACATCCAGCCCATCCTCTCCTACTCCAGTATCTCACAG TATTTCATTGGATTGACTGTGCTTGCGATGGTTCCAGAACTCCCAGAGATCGTCAATGGAATCCAATTTGCTCTTCAAAACAACATCAGTCTCAG TCTGGAGGTAGGAAGCTGTATTGCAGTGCAAGTCTGTATGATCCAGATCCCCTTGCTAATCTTATTCAACGCTTTTTAT GACGTTGGCTTTGTTCTCATATTCAGCGACTTGCACATGTGGGCCAGCATTTTTAGTGTTATTTTGGTGAACTACATCTTCATGGACGGAAAGTGTGATTACTTTCagg GCACAGCCCTGGTAGTGGTCTACCTCATCTTACTGGCTGTATACTTCTATGCCCCTTCTCCAATGGGCTGCTGA
- the cax1 gene encoding cation/H+ exchanger protein 1 isoform X1, with product MSHCKGSASTDGQRRRRTITESSDHHWDPEWKAPRRSSLCDRLCVPALQSDMTETPSPCASHQLGQYTPKCLSVHRGCTSRCIDDCFQEGSGRTTIRAENEVEAHKEANNYRFGFRKWKSHVTERPIEHQSEDVKELYSDLNFIKPVRGSPISVGNIIYLFLFGWWICLVYLLVCILMFISIIGIPYGKLCFKLACYFLWPFGKAIQKTSSVVKECLKFPDYEAIPEEDSTEATPLMKSSSSVAVEPTPVRVPPPQRPTYWCRVSTYVWLLLGFPLLALVHCLACFLAWLLVFSIPVAKMNGRTLKAILLMPPEKVHVQKLEKKSYETTVLLCCYHAFSWKYYKYKVDGINVFAVNLLPLVIVTIVIGYADRESYYVSSEAKFATAVSSIIPLSYYIGMGIASISAQSNFAVGAVVNATFGSITEMTFYITALLMGHSAGNKCYEEIVKAALTGTLLGCILFIPGICMIIGGLKHREQRFNSRSAGVSSALLFISVGGVFAPTLFSKAYGTLVCEGCSITQGNLTGPFSCKNCHYDLTENNRSLFHCHIEPLVYTISVLLPAAYLIGLIFTLKTHSHIYDIHINDGNGHGPGHVVHWSRLRALVVLIIATLLMAACADLTTENIQPILSYSSISQYFIGLTVLAMVPELPEIVNGIQFALQNNISLSLEVGSCIAVQVCMIQIPLLILFNAFYDVGFVLIFSDLHMWASIFSVILVNYIFMDGKCDYFQGTALVVVYLILLAVYFYAPSPMGC from the exons aTCACCACTGGGACCCTGAGTGGAAAGCTCCCCGCCGTAGCTCCTTGTGTGACCGACTGTGTGTGCCAGCCCTTCAGTCAGATATGACCGAGACTCCCTCTCCATGTGCCTCGCATCAGCTTGGGCAATACACGCCAAAGTGCCTGTCCGTACACCGAG GATGCACGTCGCGCTGCATCGATGACTGCTTTCAGGAGGGCAGTGGCAGGACCACCATTCGAGCCGAGAACGAAGTGGAGGCGCATAAGGAGGCTAACAACTACAGA TTTGGCTTTCGGAAGTGGAAGAGTCATGTGACTGAGCGACCCATTGAGCACCAGTCAGAGGATGTCAAGGAACTCTATTCTGACCtaaatttcatcaagccagtcaGAG GTTCTCCCATCAGTGTGGGAAATATAATatacttgtttttgtttggctgGTGGATCTGTTTAGTATACTTACTTGTTTGTATTCTAATGTTCATCAGCATCATTGGAATCCCCTATG GGAAGCTGTGTTTCAAATTGGCGTGCTATTTTCTGTGGCCATTTGGAAAAGCGATTCAAAAG acAAGTAGTGTGGTTAAGGAGTGTTTGAAGTTCCCTGACTATGAAGCCATCCCGGAGGAAGACTCAACCGAGGCAACCCCTCTGATGAAATCCTCTTCCTCTGTGGCTGTTGAGCCCACCCCTGTCCGCGTCCCTCCACCACAGAGGCCCACATACTGG TGCCGGGTCAGCACCTATGTGTGGCTGCTGCTGGGCTTTCCTCTGCTGGCCCTGGTCCACTGCCTGGCCTGCTTCCTCGCCTGGCTCCTGGTCTTTTCCATCCCTGTAGCCAAGATGAACGGCAGGACCCTAAAAGCCATCCTGCTCATGCCTCCGGAAAAAGTCCATGTCCAAAAACTAGAGAAG AAAAGCTATGAGACTACAGTGCTACTGTGCTGCTATCATGCTTTCAGCTGGAAGTACTATAAGTACAAAGTAGATGGCATCAATGTTTTCGCTGTCA ACCTGCTCCCTCTGGTGATAGTCACCATTGTGATTGGCTACGCGGACAGAGAAAGCTACTATGTCAGCTCCGAGGCTAAGTTTGCCACAGCTGTCAGCTCCATCATCCCTTTGTCCTACTACATTGGCATGGGCATTGCCAG CATCTCGGCTCAGAGTAACTTTGCCGTGGGTGCAGTGGTGAATGCCACATTCGGCTCCATCACGGAGATGACCTTCTACATCACGGCGCTGCTGATGGGCCACAGCGCGGGGAACAAGTGTTATGAGGAGATCGTCAAGGCGGCCCTCACTGGCACTCTGCTGGGCTGCATCCTCTTCATCCCT ggcaTCTGCATGATCATCGGGGGCCTGAAGCACAGGGAGCAACGCTTCAACAGCCGCTCTGCTGGCGTCAGCTCCGCTCTGCTTTTCATATCTGTGggag GTGTGTTTGCCCCCACTCTCTTCTCCAAGGCCTATGGCACTCTGGTGTGTGAGGGCTGCTCCATCACCCAAGGGAATCTCACCGGTCCCTTCTCCTGCAAGAACTGCCACTATGATCTG ACTGAAAACAATCGGTCTTTGTTTCACTGCCATATTGA GCCTCTGGTTTACACAATTTCGGTGCTGCTGCCGGCTGCATACCTCATCGGCCTCATCTTCACCCTGAAGACCCACTCTCATATTTATGATATCCACATCAATGATGGAAATGGACACGGCCCTGGCCATG TGGTCCACTGGTCCAGGCTGCGAGCACTGGTGGTGTTGATCATAGCCACTCTGCTGATGGCCGCCTGTGCCGACCTGACCACAGAGAACATCCAGCCCATCCTCTCCTACTCCAGTATCTCACAG TATTTCATTGGATTGACTGTGCTTGCGATGGTTCCAGAACTCCCAGAGATCGTCAATGGAATCCAATTTGCTCTTCAAAACAACATCAGTCTCAG TCTGGAGGTAGGAAGCTGTATTGCAGTGCAAGTCTGTATGATCCAGATCCCCTTGCTAATCTTATTCAACGCTTTTTAT GACGTTGGCTTTGTTCTCATATTCAGCGACTTGCACATGTGGGCCAGCATTTTTAGTGTTATTTTGGTGAACTACATCTTCATGGACGGAAAGTGTGATTACTTTCagg GCACAGCCCTGGTAGTGGTCTACCTCATCTTACTGGCTGTATACTTCTATGCCCCTTCTCCAATGGGCTGCTGA
- the cax1 gene encoding cation/H+ exchanger protein 1 isoform X3: MSHCKGSASTDGQRRRRTITESSDHHWDPEWKAPRRSSLCDRLCVPALQSDMTETPSPCASHQLGQYTPKCLSVHRGCTSRCIDDCFQEGSGRTTIRAENEVEAHKEANNYRFGFRKWKSHVTERPIEHQSEDVKELYSDLNFIKPVRGSPISVGNIIYLFLFGWWICLVYLLVCILMFISIIGIPYGKLCFKLACYFLWPFGKAIQKTSSVVKECLKFPDYEAIPEEDSTEATPLMKSSSSVAVEPTPVRVPPPQRPTYWCRVSTYVWLLLGFPLLALVHCLACFLAWLLVFSIPVAKMNGRTLKAILLMPPEKVHVQKLEKKSYETTVLLCCYHAFSWKYYKYKVDGINVFAVNLLPLVIVTIVIGYADRESYYVSSEAKFATAVSSIIPLSYYIGMGIASISAQSNFAVGAVVNATFGSITEMTFYITALLMGHSAGNKCYEEIVKAALTGTLLGCILFIPGICMIIGGLKHREQRFNSRSAGVSSALLFISVGGVFAPTLFSKAYGTLVCEGCSITQGNLTGPFSCKNCHYDLTENNRSLFHCHIEPLVYTISVLLPAAYLIGLIFTLKTHSHIYDIHINDGNGHGPGHVVHWSRLVFVSV, translated from the exons aTCACCACTGGGACCCTGAGTGGAAAGCTCCCCGCCGTAGCTCCTTGTGTGACCGACTGTGTGTGCCAGCCCTTCAGTCAGATATGACCGAGACTCCCTCTCCATGTGCCTCGCATCAGCTTGGGCAATACACGCCAAAGTGCCTGTCCGTACACCGAG GATGCACGTCGCGCTGCATCGATGACTGCTTTCAGGAGGGCAGTGGCAGGACCACCATTCGAGCCGAGAACGAAGTGGAGGCGCATAAGGAGGCTAACAACTACAGA TTTGGCTTTCGGAAGTGGAAGAGTCATGTGACTGAGCGACCCATTGAGCACCAGTCAGAGGATGTCAAGGAACTCTATTCTGACCtaaatttcatcaagccagtcaGAG GTTCTCCCATCAGTGTGGGAAATATAATatacttgtttttgtttggctgGTGGATCTGTTTAGTATACTTACTTGTTTGTATTCTAATGTTCATCAGCATCATTGGAATCCCCTATG GGAAGCTGTGTTTCAAATTGGCGTGCTATTTTCTGTGGCCATTTGGAAAAGCGATTCAAAAG acAAGTAGTGTGGTTAAGGAGTGTTTGAAGTTCCCTGACTATGAAGCCATCCCGGAGGAAGACTCAACCGAGGCAACCCCTCTGATGAAATCCTCTTCCTCTGTGGCTGTTGAGCCCACCCCTGTCCGCGTCCCTCCACCACAGAGGCCCACATACTGG TGCCGGGTCAGCACCTATGTGTGGCTGCTGCTGGGCTTTCCTCTGCTGGCCCTGGTCCACTGCCTGGCCTGCTTCCTCGCCTGGCTCCTGGTCTTTTCCATCCCTGTAGCCAAGATGAACGGCAGGACCCTAAAAGCCATCCTGCTCATGCCTCCGGAAAAAGTCCATGTCCAAAAACTAGAGAAG AAAAGCTATGAGACTACAGTGCTACTGTGCTGCTATCATGCTTTCAGCTGGAAGTACTATAAGTACAAAGTAGATGGCATCAATGTTTTCGCTGTCA ACCTGCTCCCTCTGGTGATAGTCACCATTGTGATTGGCTACGCGGACAGAGAAAGCTACTATGTCAGCTCCGAGGCTAAGTTTGCCACAGCTGTCAGCTCCATCATCCCTTTGTCCTACTACATTGGCATGGGCATTGCCAG CATCTCGGCTCAGAGTAACTTTGCCGTGGGTGCAGTGGTGAATGCCACATTCGGCTCCATCACGGAGATGACCTTCTACATCACGGCGCTGCTGATGGGCCACAGCGCGGGGAACAAGTGTTATGAGGAGATCGTCAAGGCGGCCCTCACTGGCACTCTGCTGGGCTGCATCCTCTTCATCCCT ggcaTCTGCATGATCATCGGGGGCCTGAAGCACAGGGAGCAACGCTTCAACAGCCGCTCTGCTGGCGTCAGCTCCGCTCTGCTTTTCATATCTGTGggag GTGTGTTTGCCCCCACTCTCTTCTCCAAGGCCTATGGCACTCTGGTGTGTGAGGGCTGCTCCATCACCCAAGGGAATCTCACCGGTCCCTTCTCCTGCAAGAACTGCCACTATGATCTG ACTGAAAACAATCGGTCTTTGTTTCACTGCCATATTGA GCCTCTGGTTTACACAATTTCGGTGCTGCTGCCGGCTGCATACCTCATCGGCCTCATCTTCACCCTGAAGACCCACTCTCATATTTATGATATCCACATCAATGATGGAAATGGACACGGCCCTGGCCATG TGGTCCACTGGTCCAGGCtggtatttgtgtctgtgtaa